GGGTCCGCTCGAGATCGAATGGACCGACGAGACCGTGCTCATGACCGGTCCCGTGGTCGAAGTCTTCAGCGGCGAGCTCGCCCCGCGGTTCGAGCGGGCGATGCCCACCGCAGCCGGCAGCTCGAGCGGAAAGGGAGTCGCGTGAAGGTCGCGAAGCGGATCGAGACCCTTCCCCCATACCTGTTCGCGGAGATCGACCGAAAGATCGCCGCGAAACGCGCGGCCGGCGTCGACGTGATCAGCTTCGGCGTCGGGGATCCGGACTCGCCGACGCCGTCGCATATCGTCGACGCGATCAAGGTCGCGGCTGCAGATCCCGCCACGCATCAGTACCCGTCGTACTTCGGGATGGCGGACTTCCGCCGCGCGGTCGCGGCCTGGTACATGCGCCGCTTCGGCGTCGATCTGGATCCCGACACAGAGGTGCTGCCGCTCATCGGCTCGAAGGAGGGCCTCGCGCATCTCCCCGTCGCGTTCGTGGATCCGGGCGACGTCACGCTGGTCCCCGACCCGGGCTATCCCGTCTATCAGGTGGCCACCCACCTCGCCGGTGGGAAAGGTGTGCCGTTCGCGCTCCGAGCCGAGAACGGCTTCCTGCCCGAGTGGGACGCGATCGATGTTCCCGAGAGGACCAAGCTCGTCTGGCTGAACTACCCCTGCAACCCGACCGCCGCCGTTGCGACCCTCGATGACTTCGCGCAGGCGGTCGGCTTCGCGCGCTCGAACGAGATCCTGCTCGTCCACGACAACGCCTACTCGGAGATCACCTACGATGGTTTCGTCGCCCCGAGCGTCCTCGAGGTTCCCGGCTCGAAAGATGTCGCCGTCGAGTTCCACTCGCTGTCGAAGACCTACAACATGACCGGATGGCGCTGCGGATTCGTCGTCGGATCGGCGGTGGCGATCGAGGCGCTCGGGCGGGTCAAGACGAACATCGACTCGGGGATCTTCAACGCGATCCAGCTCGCTGGCATCGCAGCGCTCGAAGGGCCGCAAGATTTCCTCGTGGACCTGCGCACGCTCTACGCGAAGCGTCGCGATCTGGTGGTCGAGACGTTCAACGACATGGGGTGGTCGCTCCAGCCGCCCAAGGGATCGATCTACGTGTGGCTCCCGGTGCCCGACGGCCACGACTCCTCGTCGTTCGCGACTTTCCTGCTGGAGGAGGCCGGGGTGGTCGTCCCGCCGGGGCGCGGATACGGAGAAGCGGGGGAGGGCTACATCCGGATATCGCTCACCGTGAACGACGACCGGCTCGTCGAAGGCCTGGAACGGATCCGCAAAGCGCTCGGATGACACCGGCCGATCGCACCCGCCCCGGCAGCCGCC
The genomic region above belongs to Actinomycetota bacterium and contains:
- a CDS encoding LL-diaminopimelate aminotransferase, which codes for MKVAKRIETLPPYLFAEIDRKIAAKRAAGVDVISFGVGDPDSPTPSHIVDAIKVAAADPATHQYPSYFGMADFRRAVAAWYMRRFGVDLDPDTEVLPLIGSKEGLAHLPVAFVDPGDVTLVPDPGYPVYQVATHLAGGKGVPFALRAENGFLPEWDAIDVPERTKLVWLNYPCNPTAAVATLDDFAQAVGFARSNEILLVHDNAYSEITYDGFVAPSVLEVPGSKDVAVEFHSLSKTYNMTGWRCGFVVGSAVAIEALGRVKTNIDSGIFNAIQLAGIAALEGPQDFLVDLRTLYAKRRDLVVETFNDMGWSLQPPKGSIYVWLPVPDGHDSSSFATFLLEEAGVVVPPGRGYGEAGEGYIRISLTVNDDRLVEGLERIRKALG